A section of the Paenibacillus odorifer genome encodes:
- a CDS encoding ROK family protein codes for MATCGNILNELLETGEVIETELEASNGGRPARRFIYNADFSYIACIYAKIEDGQKSITYAVTNSVGDRVDHGWMELEYIDAAAIDHLLDTLIQQYNNIKAVGIGIPGLAHQGVINICDIKELINAPLESLLREKYELEVTIENDMNLTVYGFYKQQDYEEDKTIVVVTFIKGAFPGAGMMIDGHIHKGNTRFAGEVSFLPFGISREQQLSSLDHTDTFIPLAAHTISSLIAIINPETIALTGEQVKQENVRPIYQRCLEVIPEEHMPHLIVLDQPDDHYMNGLIAITLESLTYSLQLVEKRR; via the coding sequence ATTGCTACCTGCGGAAATATCCTGAATGAACTTCTGGAGACTGGTGAAGTCATTGAGACTGAACTGGAGGCATCAAATGGAGGTCGACCGGCCAGACGATTTATCTATAACGCTGATTTTTCCTATATTGCATGTATCTATGCCAAAATTGAGGATGGCCAGAAATCCATAACCTATGCGGTGACCAATTCAGTTGGTGATCGTGTGGATCATGGATGGATGGAATTAGAGTACATAGATGCTGCAGCCATCGACCATCTGCTGGATACGCTTATCCAACAATATAACAACATCAAGGCAGTCGGGATTGGAATTCCCGGCCTTGCTCACCAAGGTGTCATTAATATCTGTGACATTAAAGAGTTAATTAATGCTCCCTTAGAATCACTGCTCAGAGAAAAATACGAGCTTGAAGTCACGATTGAAAATGATATGAATCTGACCGTTTACGGGTTCTATAAACAGCAGGATTATGAAGAGGATAAAACCATTGTCGTGGTGACCTTTATCAAAGGAGCTTTTCCAGGCGCCGGGATGATGATCGACGGGCATATCCACAAAGGTAATACTAGATTTGCTGGTGAAGTCTCTTTTTTACCGTTTGGAATCTCGCGTGAACAGCAATTGAGTAGCTTGGACCACACGGATACCTTCATCCCTTTGGCGGCTCACACTATATCGTCCCTGATTGCAATTATTAATCCAGAGACCATAGCTCTCACAGGAGAACAAGTCAAACAAGAGAATGTGCGGCCGATTTATCAACGTTGTCTGGAAGTGATTCCAGAGGAGCATATGCCTCACTTAATTGTGCTGGATCAACCTGATGATCATTACATGAACGGATTAATTGCGATCACACTTGAAAGCTTAACCTACTCATTGCAGTTGGTTGAGAAGCGCCGTTAA
- a CDS encoding RNA polymerase sigma factor has protein sequence MNIGAFISLRFFIDCTLLEISEIVGMRESAVKNRLYRALEKLRSELKELLVK, from the coding sequence ATGAATATCGGGGCTTTTATTTCATTACGCTTTTTTATAGACTGCACCTTGTTAGAGATCTCTGAGATTGTTGGAATGCGAGAAAGTGCGGTAAAGAACCGATTGTACCGTGCATTAGAGAAATTAAGAAGTGAACTAAAAGAGCTGTTGGTGAAGTAG
- a CDS encoding RNA polymerase sigma factor, with protein sequence MSGAHDKSTVYPDAQGDKQSFEITYNQYRERIHKYLLLKVNSGSAEDLTQQVFLKAMEKNHTFKGNSSLFTWIFKIAQNIVENEYRGFYFITLFYRLHLVRDL encoded by the coding sequence ATGTCTGGAGCTCATGACAAATCCACTGTTTATCCGGATGCACAGGGAGACAAGCAAAGCTTTGAAATCACTTATAATCAATATCGCGAAAGAATCCATAAATATCTTTTGTTGAAAGTAAACTCGGGTAGCGCGGAAGACTTAACGCAACAGGTTTTCTTAAAGGCCATGGAAAAAAATCATACATTTAAAGGCAATTCGAGCTTATTCACTTGGATCTTCAAAATCGCACAGAATATTGTGGAAAATGAATATCGGGGCTTTTATTTCATTACGCTTTTTTATAGACTGCACCTTGTTAGAGATCTCTGA
- a CDS encoding RNA polymerase sigma factor, giving the protein MELLIRYTYSDIYRFIRWKIHNDELAWDLAQTVYEKAWAKLGSYQNKQGSFRAWLMAIAQNVCIDYFRSKSARQAELNQSLSDEITVEGDFLEGILLREEVKQVYAAICSLPEEQRDALLLRYKYEFTFTEIAAVTHEPESTVKSRVSRSLIKLRDLLRYSKQEDISQPLKKGAGK; this is encoded by the coding sequence GTGGAATTATTAATTCGGTATACCTATAGCGATATTTATCGATTCATCAGATGGAAAATACATAATGACGAATTAGCTTGGGATCTTGCACAGACGGTGTATGAAAAAGCATGGGCCAAGCTTGGCAGCTATCAAAATAAACAGGGGAGTTTTCGAGCTTGGTTGATGGCGATCGCGCAAAATGTCTGCATTGACTATTTTCGCAGCAAAAGTGCTCGGCAAGCAGAGTTGAATCAAAGCTTATCTGATGAAATCACAGTCGAAGGAGACTTTCTTGAAGGAATATTACTTCGTGAAGAGGTTAAGCAGGTATACGCCGCGATTTGCTCACTGCCAGAGGAACAGAGGGATGCGCTCTTGTTAAGGTATAAATATGAATTTACGTTTACAGAAATAGCTGCCGTAACTCATGAACCTGAATCAACTGTGAAGTCAAGGGTAAGTCGATCACTGATAAAATTACGCGATTTACTAAGGTATTCCAAGCAAGAGGATATATCCCAACCCCTAAAGAAAGGAGCAGGGAAATGA